The Lentimicrobium sp. L6 genome has a segment encoding these proteins:
- a CDS encoding bifunctional UDP-N-acetylmuramoyl-tripeptide:D-alanyl-D-alanine ligase/alanine racemase produces the protein MKELNYSISLINQIVKGELHSSCDDDTIIYELLIDSRKLINANSSIFFALKSKRNDGHKYIKNLYKRGLRSFVVSEIPDQFEYLVNANYILVKDTLKALQALSAYHRLQMDYPVLAITGSNGKTIVKEWIYQVLQGDKSIHRSPKSYNSQIGVPLSVWQMKPHHEMAIIEAGISEPEEMNNLQKIIQPTIGIFTNIGEAHGENFINNTHKAGEKLKLFTKVDTLIYSPDQKRIQEVLIRSELLEQIKSFTWSMESYADVRITKVEKSQQHSTIKAIYKEKEISIEILFIDDASIENAIQVWCLLLLLGYEADVISEKMLGLAPIAMRLELNEGINNCSIINDSYNSDINSLKIALDFLEQQNQHQQNTLILSDILQSGKNELDLYSEIGQLIEKKNITRFIGIGSAIRKYADKFKIEKHFFQNTKEFLNQFSFSSFKNESILLKGARYFEFEQISKALQQQTHQTVLEINMDHMISNFNYFRSKLEKDTKVMLMVKAFSYGSGSYEIANLMQYHRADYLAVAYADEGVELRKAGISLPIMVMSPDEESMDSILKHDLEPEIYSFNILNALESCIQKAIHPKDKPVKIHIKLDTGMNRLGFEEKDLGALIKRIQMNNLLLPQSVFSHLAGSDNSELEEFSRQQFEKFNYLAAQIQQSCEQELLRHILNSAGITKFAEYQMDMVRLGLGLYGLSPFPEEEKNLKNINRLKTCITQIKTIQRGESVGYERAFIAEREMQVATVAIGYADGVHRFLGNGKFAMMVNEKPCPIIGNVCMDMCMLDVSDLDCQEGDEVIVFDNQKKIREMANIGQTIPYEILTGISQRVKRVYYKE, from the coding sequence ATGAAGGAATTGAACTATTCCATCTCCTTAATAAACCAAATAGTTAAAGGAGAATTACACAGCAGTTGTGATGATGATACAATTATTTATGAATTATTAATCGACAGTAGAAAACTCATCAATGCCAATAGTAGTATTTTCTTTGCTCTTAAAAGTAAGAGAAACGACGGACATAAATATATTAAAAACCTATATAAACGTGGTTTAAGAAGTTTTGTAGTTAGTGAAATTCCAGACCAATTTGAATACTTGGTTAATGCCAATTATATTCTGGTTAAGGATACGCTAAAAGCACTTCAAGCCTTAAGTGCTTATCATCGTTTGCAAATGGATTACCCAGTATTAGCCATTACTGGCAGTAATGGTAAAACCATAGTGAAGGAGTGGATTTACCAAGTTCTACAGGGTGACAAGAGCATCCATCGTAGTCCCAAAAGCTATAATAGTCAAATTGGGGTCCCGTTGAGTGTTTGGCAAATGAAACCACATCATGAAATGGCTATTATTGAAGCAGGTATTTCGGAACCTGAAGAAATGAATAATCTCCAAAAAATAATACAACCCACTATCGGTATCTTTACTAATATTGGTGAGGCACATGGTGAAAACTTTATCAACAATACTCATAAAGCTGGTGAAAAACTAAAACTTTTCACCAAAGTAGATACTCTCATATATTCTCCAGATCAAAAGAGGATTCAAGAGGTTCTTATTCGTTCTGAATTATTAGAGCAAATAAAATCATTTACCTGGAGCATGGAAAGCTATGCTGATGTTCGCATCACAAAGGTAGAGAAATCACAGCAGCATTCTACCATTAAAGCTATTTATAAGGAGAAAGAAATCTCCATAGAAATATTATTTATTGATGATGCCTCAATAGAAAATGCTATTCAGGTTTGGTGTCTTCTACTTTTATTGGGATATGAAGCTGATGTGATTTCAGAGAAGATGTTAGGTCTGGCTCCTATTGCTATGAGGCTAGAGTTAAATGAAGGAATTAATAATTGTAGTATTATTAACGATAGCTATAATTCTGATATCAATTCTTTAAAAATTGCACTCGATTTTCTAGAACAACAGAATCAACATCAACAAAACACCCTCATTTTATCTGATATCTTACAAAGCGGAAAGAATGAATTGGATTTATACAGTGAAATCGGACAACTGATCGAAAAAAAAAATATTACCCGATTTATTGGAATAGGATCAGCCATCAGAAAATACGCTGATAAATTTAAAATTGAAAAACATTTCTTTCAAAATACTAAGGAATTTCTGAATCAGTTTAGCTTTTCCTCATTTAAGAATGAGAGCATTCTTTTAAAGGGTGCACGCTATTTTGAATTCGAACAGATCAGCAAAGCCCTGCAGCAGCAAACCCACCAAACAGTATTGGAAATCAATATGGACCATATGATTTCTAATTTTAACTATTTTAGATCGAAATTAGAAAAAGACACCAAAGTCATGTTGATGGTGAAAGCCTTTTCCTATGGCAGTGGTAGCTATGAAATTGCCAACCTAATGCAGTACCATAGAGCTGATTATTTGGCAGTGGCATACGCTGATGAGGGAGTAGAATTGAGAAAAGCTGGCATCAGCTTGCCCATTATGGTGATGAGCCCTGATGAAGAAAGCATGGATAGTATTTTAAAACACGATCTAGAGCCAGAAATCTACAGTTTCAATATTTTAAATGCATTGGAGAGTTGTATACAGAAGGCAATTCATCCGAAAGACAAACCTGTTAAAATCCATATTAAATTGGATACAGGAATGAATCGCCTCGGCTTTGAAGAAAAAGATTTGGGAGCACTAATCAAGCGCATTCAAATGAATAATCTTTTGCTACCTCAATCTGTTTTTAGTCACTTGGCAGGTAGTGACAATTCTGAGTTAGAAGAGTTTAGTAGACAGCAATTTGAAAAATTTAATTATTTAGCCGCTCAGATACAACAAAGTTGTGAACAAGAATTATTAAGACATATTCTTAACTCGGCTGGAATCACAAAGTTCGCTGAATACCAAATGGATATGGTGAGATTAGGACTGGGATTGTATGGTTTATCTCCTTTTCCTGAGGAGGAAAAAAATCTAAAGAATATTAATAGACTAAAAACCTGTATCACTCAAATAAAAACTATCCAAAGAGGCGAGAGTGTTGGCTACGAAAGAGCATTTATAGCTGAACGAGAAATGCAAGTTGCTACAGTGGCCATTGGGTATGCAGATGGTGTTCATCGTTTTCTAGGTAATGGTAAATTTGCCATGATGGTCAATGAAAAACCCTGCCCTATTATTGGAAATGTTTGCATGGATATGTGCATGCTCGATGTATCTGATTTAGACTGCCAAGAAGGTGATGAAGTTATTGTTTTCGACAACCAGA
- the pdxA gene encoding 4-hydroxythreonine-4-phosphate dehydrogenase PdxA yields the protein MEKRQAKDPRPSIGISHGDINGINYEIILKALEDKRMNELYNCILYGSLKVANFYQNSMDLPKTNFNIIKRTDRTNIKKYNLINISDKEINIEPGKSTKEAGELAYLALERAVGDLQKGYIQALVTAPIDKNNIQSEQFNYAGHTDYLADKFETKDYIMLLVSNSLRIGVVTGHIPIKEVAQSITIELILSKLRVMHKSMIYDFGVRGPKIAVLGLNPHASDGGLIGKEEQEIIIPAIEKAQKEGMLVYGPYAADGFFASNNYQKFDAVLAMYHDQGLIPFKTLSFKDGVNFTAGLPIVRTSPAHGTALDLVNQNKASESSLREAIYLASDIIQNRKTNDYYGKNPLKTQKSVDKHSKDEDISALPSQPDESIGGLSI from the coding sequence ATGGAGAAAAGACAAGCGAAGGATCCTCGCCCTAGTATAGGAATCAGTCATGGAGACATCAATGGAATCAATTATGAAATCATTCTTAAAGCTCTGGAAGACAAGCGAATGAATGAGCTTTATAACTGTATCCTTTATGGTTCATTAAAAGTGGCCAATTTTTATCAGAACTCCATGGACTTACCAAAAACTAATTTCAATATCATTAAAAGGACAGATCGTACCAATATCAAAAAGTATAATCTGATAAACATTAGTGATAAAGAAATAAATATTGAACCCGGGAAAAGTACAAAAGAAGCTGGTGAATTAGCCTATTTGGCTTTAGAAAGAGCTGTTGGAGATTTGCAGAAAGGCTATATTCAAGCCTTGGTAACTGCCCCAATCGATAAAAACAATATACAATCAGAGCAGTTTAATTATGCTGGCCATACCGATTATTTAGCTGATAAATTTGAGACTAAAGATTATATTATGCTATTGGTTTCTAATTCGCTTAGAATTGGTGTCGTTACAGGTCATATTCCAATAAAAGAAGTGGCACAATCCATCACCATTGAATTGATTCTTTCAAAACTTAGAGTCATGCATAAGTCTATGATTTATGATTTTGGTGTTAGAGGGCCTAAAATTGCAGTACTGGGATTAAACCCACACGCTTCTGATGGTGGTTTAATTGGTAAAGAAGAACAAGAGATTATTATTCCAGCTATTGAAAAAGCACAAAAAGAAGGAATGTTAGTTTATGGGCCTTATGCCGCAGACGGATTTTTCGCTTCCAATAATTATCAAAAATTTGATGCTGTATTAGCCATGTATCACGATCAGGGACTCATACCTTTCAAAACACTTTCATTTAAAGATGGAGTGAATTTCACTGCAGGGCTTCCTATTGTCCGTACCTCACCTGCCCATGGTACTGCTTTAGATTTGGTAAATCAAAATAAAGCATCTGAAAGTAGTTTAAGAGAAGCTATTTATTTAGCCTCAGATATAATTCAAAACAGAAAGACAAATGATTATTATGGTAAAAACCCGCTAAAAACTCAAAAATCAGTAGATAAGCATAGTAAAGATGAAGATATTTCTGCATTACCTAGTCAACCAGACGAAAGCATAGGAGGCTTAAGCATATAA